A portion of the Candidatus Woesearchaeota archaeon genome contains these proteins:
- a CDS encoding alpha/beta hydrolase, translating to MTNIFIFHGCNGSPDANWFPWLKRELEARGHSVIVPQFPIMHDQKLDNWLSVMEQYKDRLEDSILIGHSLGATFILDLLESFGIKVRSAYLIGGFIGKLGPDFDVFNSTFAEKDFDWDRIKQACGSFHVMASDDDPYVPLSKAYELGESLGVSPIVLEGQGHFMFFEFRYLLDGLKRI from the coding sequence ATGACAAACATATTCATCTTCCATGGCTGCAATGGCAGCCCTGATGCTAATTGGTTCCCATGGCTGAAAAGAGAGCTGGAAGCCCGGGGCCATTCTGTTATTGTCCCCCAATTCCCCATAATGCATGATCAGAAGCTTGATAACTGGCTCAGTGTCATGGAGCAGTACAAGGACAGGCTGGAAGATTCGATCCTTATCGGCCATAGCCTTGGTGCCACTTTCATCCTTGATCTGCTGGAATCCTTCGGTATCAAGGTGAGGTCAGCTTATCTTATCGGAGGTTTTATTGGTAAGCTGGGCCCTGATTTTGATGTATTCAACAGCACTTTTGCTGAGAAGGATTTTGATTGGGATAGGATCAAGCAGGCTTGCGGTTCTTTTCATGTGATGGCTTCTGATGATGATCCATATGTCCCATTGTCAAAAGCGTATGAGCTGGGCGAATCGCTCGGTGTTTCCCCGATTGTGCTGGAAGGCCAGGGCCATTTCATGTTCTTTGAGTTCAGGTATCTTCTTGATGGATTGAAGCGGATATGA